TTTGATGTTTGtcattgggttttgcaaatatctaaccactaaaaagtattgaaatgtgcttgtcaactttgataacacagtatttaatcatttaaaaagtacagtgttttttccatttcatgaaaaacagcgaatttggttatccaaggttttggaaggacagcgacgatattaaCCATAAACCAAGTGTGATGTAATGTTTGTGCATTGGgagtttaaatgtaatattttatcaGGTTATGTGGTATAAGATACAGTATATCCTCATTTTATGGCCATATCACCTATAGGGGGCGATATGTATACATGCTTGTAAACATGTAAAGTACTTTTAGACTATtttatcataaataataatgtttcaTTAATCATTTTGGGTAGCTTGATTGTTTTGCTGTttaaattgtttacattttaactcTATTAAATAGCTTAGATATGTATTGTTTTGTAGGTTCAAAAGTTTTTCACCTCTTCAACATCTGTATTTGAAAACATTAAGTCTGCTTTTACAACGAATATAAATTTTGAAATAATACACTGTAGAGAACaaaaactgctttaaaaatgaatgaatgaatgaatgaatgaatgcagcttTAAACTAATACAAATATTGATTTGGCATTTAAACTGAactaaatttgtttttttgtatagTGTTATAGGCTACTGTAGGAGACAACAAAGCACAGCAACTaaaatcacagaaaaacacagaaaacctCACATATTATCTAGGAATCATGGGTGACTACTTGCCACTACTTGTGTTGTTATCTTAGTTGCACCCGCTTATGTGCATCATATCAGGTATATTAAATCGTTGAAATAACTAAGGGCATCTTTGAAGATAGTTTGTTCTGTAAACCACAATCCCCTTGAAACACAGGTGACAAAATAAGGGAGGCAGGAAGATTACATATGGCCAGTTTTCCAAGGAAGAGAGGAAAAATAGGGAAGGTGCAGCAGATGAACAAAAGTGCGGGTAAGAAATTATAGCCCTACATTGTCATCAGACAACAACATCATGCCAACAATTTACAATGCACAAAGAGAAATTGTGTGTTGGTCATTAATGTGAGAGGGAGAACATATACGTTTGATATATTGTTTATGCCATAGTAGGGTGGCATGTTAAATTTAATCTATTTTTAACATTAAGGCACCCTTTGGAATTGCGTAAAGGACCACCTTATGATCATTTCATAATAGTTACCATTCAAACGCCAAATGCACTGTGTGGCACTGTTGAGCTGCGCCTCAATGCGGCATCAGGGTTATCCCACATAAATCCGCGCAACATGATTAATAATAGTTCCCAAGGTATATAATCCTGATTATCGTCAGCTATGGACAGGGTAACGCATGGCAGAATGGTGTGTGTGCCCTTATTTGAGCAGGTTGCGACTCATGAAAGCCAAAGAGGAGGGGAATGAAatatgaatgattttttttatactcAAAGGGAGTGGTGTAAAGACGAGATTGAGAACGAAACCAATATTGGAGAAGGCCTAAATTCTCTGCTCAGTCTTCTCATAGACGCTGAGGAGAACCTGCTTTCACACACCAGCTCTTCATTGACACATGCGGGTACTTCTCGTAATTGtttctaatatatattttaggatACCTGTATAATTGCGCTGATAATATTCGTATGAAGTGACTTAATCAACATCTTCGGGATATTTGAAAAGAAAACCAGAGATGCACAACGTATTCTAActacaaagaagatatttaaggACAGCGAAAAAAGTGTCTGGTTGGAATATCCGCGCGTGCCAAATTGGTCCTCCGGATAAAAGTGGACGCGTTATGAGACGGTGATCCAACAACAAAAACgagaaaatgcattttttaaggAGTGCTCTTAACGCGTTTCTAATTAAAGACATGCCGGGGTAATCCACATGGGACAGCTTCTTACGTCTGCAAGCGACAATAAAAAGTGAGGAGACCCATGCCGGATGATCTGAAGCAAACTTCATCAACTCACCGGACGGGAGATAGAAAGTAATAAAAAGCTGCATACTTTATTAATTTCCACCCACTTCAACACATTTATCAAATGACCACCGCTGTCTTCAAACATATAAAAGAGACTCCTTCTCCTCATGTCATGGTGCACTAGCGCCCGGGGAAGTACCTTTAGAAAGGGAACGCCAACGGAGCCTGTTTGGTGTGCATCGCATTGATATTAATAATCCTCAATCACGCAGGAAACTCGCCAAAGAAGTGTAAAATATCAGCATCGCTCAAAACAGGTAATTGATTATTTTACTTACTACCAAAGCGCTTTTACGCAGGATGCTTCGTGCGTAAACGCACTGGAAAGTGAAGAAGATTCTTGTATGGACCCCTGATGCTGTGATGTTGCGTTTTAATTGTCGTTTACACACTTGTTATAACTAGATATCTGAGATATCACACTGTGCCTTAAGCTACATTTATGATGTTTTAAcgtgattttatttattgcatATTCCATATTTGGGTTATATGGTATTTCTTTTGATCTATTTTaggttttactttattatattacatgtataaaacagaaaacttaCATGATGCTGGTTTGCAGGGCTATAAGACTTGACGCAGGGCAGGGGGACTCTCGGTGCCCACCTTTCAGCATGAGCGCACTGCGCACGCTTGTCTTCATCGCGCTCCTGCTGCTGATCCTCACCGCCGGCTACTGcaaacagagagacagagacgacACAAGTCTGTTGGACCTCCTAATAGACAGAGTGAGACTAACACGGGAGCATCGCAGTGATGGAAATCTACATTCTCCCCAAATCACAGAGGATTCGATGGAAACAAAAGACGTTAATAAAGTTACTAAGACAGATGAGAATGAAAGAATTCTGGGTAAGAATCATTCCTTTGACTGATTTACTAATTCGTTTTTGCGTTAAGATAGACGCAAGATTAATGCGCAATTTAAACAGTAATAACAAAAATTGTGTATTCAGTAGTCATATGTgggtattatttttaaaacttttgcaATTCTTTTCTTTGTACCAGAGGTCTTTCCAAGAGATCTTCGACAGAAGgaaaagtttttaaaacatttaacaggTGAGCCTGTATCAATATTTATACGGAGTATGcttgtttgtatttgtgaatTGATAGCAATTTGAAAtgtatctttctgtgtgtttacaGGGCCGCTTTATTTCAGCCCCAAGTGcagtaaacacttttataaactTTATCACAATACCAGGGACTGCACAATACCTGCCTGTAAGTGAAATCTCTCATATCTGTATGAGCTATTGATAAATAGACtattgataaaaaaatgatagaGAACTTTTAAATCTGAACAAAAAATGATCAGAAATTAAGCATAAACACTTTACTTCTATACATGAAACAGTTTTGTCATCATCCAATCTCAAATGTTAAAGCACTCTTTGGTTTACTTAACTCTTGTCACTTTCTAGATTATAAAAGATGTGCCCGGCTTCTTACAAGATTAGCAGGGAGCCAGCGGTGCACCGAGGGATAGATATCACAGGTGAATAGTTAACACAGTGTACACAACACATACAGTCCACTGGTTAACCTGTTATTCTGTGCGACACAGCAGTGCTAAAATGTTTGTTATGGAAAATTTGCTCAGAGCACACAGAAAGTTAtcaaatgtctttattttcaaCAAC
This genomic window from Triplophysa rosa linkage group LG10, Trosa_1v2, whole genome shotgun sequence contains:
- the alkal2b gene encoding ALK and LTK ligand 2b; the encoded protein is MSALRTLVFIALLLLILTAGYCKQRDRDDTSLLDLLIDRVRLTREHRSDGNLHSPQITEDSMETKDVNKVTKTDENERILEVFPRDLRQKEKFLKHLTGPLYFSPKCSKHFYKLYHNTRDCTIPAYYKRCARLLTRLAGSQRCTEG